A genomic window from Vitis riparia cultivar Riparia Gloire de Montpellier isolate 1030 chromosome 16, EGFV_Vit.rip_1.0, whole genome shotgun sequence includes:
- the LOC117933990 gene encoding separase-like isoform X2, which yields MKSQPVVILLPVDSVLEVSDDDASSESGIHYEHKDLDKQWHCPWDSTVVDDVAPAFKTILEENYLSSSTFPLDNTKENRLQWWTQRKKLDHRLGKLLRDLEDLWLGPWRYLLLGECLDCERLDLIHKKLVHNLKSKCKMDVNESFLKIILGSARYSHGREQCFLQLYLNKGCYIGKVGFYDEKTRCEVFSNPCDRVEKKSALANQLISGAAEELEEEESVNREPIILVLDCEVQVCLFLSIPHCTFQDCQLMSSMFLL from the exons ATGAAGAGTCAACCTGTTGTTATACTTCTGCCTGTGGATTCAGTTTTAGAAG TTTCAGATGATGATGCAAGCTCTGAGTCTGGAATACACTATGAGCACAAAGATTTGGACAAACAATGGCACTGTCCTTGGGACTCCACTGTGGTTGATGATGTAGCTCCTGCATTTAAAACGATACTGGAGGAGAATTATTTATCATCTTCAACATTTCCTCTAGACAATACAAAGGAGAACAGATTGCAATGGTGGACACAAAGAAAGAAGCTTGATCACCGTCTTGGCAAATTGCTGAG GGACTTGGAAGATTTATGGTTGGGTCCCTGGAGATACTTGCTTTTGGGGGAATGTTTGGACTGTGAACGCCTGGATTTGATACATAAGAAGCTGGTGCATAATCTGAAATCTAAATGTAAAATGGATGTAAATGAGAGctttcttaaaattattcttgGGAGTGCCAGATATTCCCATGGAAGAGAACAATGTTTTTTGCAGCTATATTTAAACAAAGGCTGCTATATTGGTAAAGTGGGATTTTATGATGAAAAAACAAGGTGTGAGGTATTCTCTAACCCTTGTGATAGAGTTGAAAAGAAATCTGCATTGGCCAACCAGCTCATATCTGGAGCAGCAGAAGAgcttgaagaggaagaaagtgtaaatAGGGAACCTATAATTCTGGTGCTAGATTGTGAGGTGCAGGTgtgtctttttctttccatcCCTCATTGTACTTTTCAAGATTGTCAACTTATGAGTTCAATGTTTCTTCTATAA
- the LOC117933990 gene encoding separase-like isoform X3, with translation MKSQPVVILLPVDSVLEEVSDDDASSESGIHYEHKDLDKQWHCPWDSTVVDDVAPAFKTILEENYLSSSTFPLDNTKENRLQWWTQRKKLDHRLGKLLRDLEDLWLGPWRYLLLGECLDCERLDLIHKKLVHNLKSKCKMDVNESFLKIILGSARYSHGREQCFLQLYLNKGCYIGKVGFYDEKTRCEVFSNPCDRVEKKSALANQLISGAAEELEEEESVNREPIILVLDCEVQMLPWENIPVLRT, from the exons ATGAAGAGTCAACCTGTTGTTATACTTCTGCCTGTGGATTCAGTTTTAGAAG AAGTTTCAGATGATGATGCAAGCTCTGAGTCTGGAATACACTATGAGCACAAAGATTTGGACAAACAATGGCACTGTCCTTGGGACTCCACTGTGGTTGATGATGTAGCTCCTGCATTTAAAACGATACTGGAGGAGAATTATTTATCATCTTCAACATTTCCTCTAGACAATACAAAGGAGAACAGATTGCAATGGTGGACACAAAGAAAGAAGCTTGATCACCGTCTTGGCAAATTGCTGAG GGACTTGGAAGATTTATGGTTGGGTCCCTGGAGATACTTGCTTTTGGGGGAATGTTTGGACTGTGAACGCCTGGATTTGATACATAAGAAGCTGGTGCATAATCTGAAATCTAAATGTAAAATGGATGTAAATGAGAGctttcttaaaattattcttgGGAGTGCCAGATATTCCCATGGAAGAGAACAATGTTTTTTGCAGCTATATTTAAACAAAGGCTGCTATATTGGTAAAGTGGGATTTTATGATGAAAAAACAAGGTGTGAGGTATTCTCTAACCCTTGTGATAGAGTTGAAAAGAAATCTGCATTGGCCAACCAGCTCATATCTGGAGCAGCAGAAGAgcttgaagaggaagaaagtgtaaatAGGGAACCTATAATTCTGGTGCTAGATTGTGAGGTGCAG ATGCTTCCATGGGAGAACATACCAGTGCTACGAACATAG
- the LOC117933990 gene encoding separase-like isoform X1, with product MKSQPVVILLPVDSVLEEVSDDDASSESGIHYEHKDLDKQWHCPWDSTVVDDVAPAFKTILEENYLSSSTFPLDNTKENRLQWWTQRKKLDHRLGKLLRDLEDLWLGPWRYLLLGECLDCERLDLIHKKLVHNLKSKCKMDVNESFLKIILGSARYSHGREQCFLQLYLNKGCYIGKVGFYDEKTRCEVFSNPCDRVEKKSALANQLISGAAEELEEEESVNREPIILVLDCEVQVCLFLSIPHCTFQDCQLMSSMFLL from the exons ATGAAGAGTCAACCTGTTGTTATACTTCTGCCTGTGGATTCAGTTTTAGAAG AAGTTTCAGATGATGATGCAAGCTCTGAGTCTGGAATACACTATGAGCACAAAGATTTGGACAAACAATGGCACTGTCCTTGGGACTCCACTGTGGTTGATGATGTAGCTCCTGCATTTAAAACGATACTGGAGGAGAATTATTTATCATCTTCAACATTTCCTCTAGACAATACAAAGGAGAACAGATTGCAATGGTGGACACAAAGAAAGAAGCTTGATCACCGTCTTGGCAAATTGCTGAG GGACTTGGAAGATTTATGGTTGGGTCCCTGGAGATACTTGCTTTTGGGGGAATGTTTGGACTGTGAACGCCTGGATTTGATACATAAGAAGCTGGTGCATAATCTGAAATCTAAATGTAAAATGGATGTAAATGAGAGctttcttaaaattattcttgGGAGTGCCAGATATTCCCATGGAAGAGAACAATGTTTTTTGCAGCTATATTTAAACAAAGGCTGCTATATTGGTAAAGTGGGATTTTATGATGAAAAAACAAGGTGTGAGGTATTCTCTAACCCTTGTGATAGAGTTGAAAAGAAATCTGCATTGGCCAACCAGCTCATATCTGGAGCAGCAGAAGAgcttgaagaggaagaaagtgtaaatAGGGAACCTATAATTCTGGTGCTAGATTGTGAGGTGCAGGTgtgtctttttctttccatcCCTCATTGTACTTTTCAAGATTGTCAACTTATGAGTTCAATGTTTCTTCTATAA